The Muntiacus reevesi chromosome 10, mMunRee1.1, whole genome shotgun sequence genome has a segment encoding these proteins:
- the IDO1 gene encoding indoleamine 2,3-dioxygenase 1: MEHSRTIFEEYHIDEDVGFALPLPLEELPHPYDAWISIARNLPELIENNQLRMEVDKLAMLSIDGLRGHRAQRLGHLVLGYITMAYVWGQGDGDIRKVLPSNIAVPYCKLSEKLGLPPILLYADCVLANWKKKDPSGPMTYENMDILFSFPGGDCGKGFFLVSLLVEIAAASAIKVIPIIFDAVKREDSDTLQKALLDISSSLRKALDVFSQIHEYVDPNLFFNVLRIYLSGWKGNPLLSEGLLYEGVWDTPKKFAGGSAAQSSIFQCFDVLLGIQHTVGGVPSDPAAEFLQEMRTYMPPAHQSFLLSLKSRPSVREFVLSKGNATLQKTYNECVQAMVSLRNYHLQIVVKYIIIPASRQSTGESSEEDLEAESKGTGGTNLMDFLKTVRGKTVNCLLKEH; this comes from the exons GAGGAGCTACCTCATCCTTATGATGCCTGGATCTCTATTGCTAGAAATCTGCCTGAACTGATCGAGAACAACCAACTACGTATGGAAGTTGATAAG TTAGCAATGCTCAGCATCGATGGCCTCCGAGGCCACAGGGCACAGCGTCTGGGACACTTGGTTCTGGGATACATCACCATGGCCTACGTGTGGGGTCAAGGCGATGGAGACATCCGAAAG GTCTTGCCAAGCAATATCGCTGTTCCTTACTGCAAGCTGTCTGAGAAGCTGGGACTGCCTCCTATTCTGCTTTATGCAGATTGTGTCTTggcaaactggaagaaaaaggaCCCCAGTGG GCCCATGACTTATGA GAATATGGACATTCTGTTCTCATTTCCTGGTGGGGACTGCGGCAAAGGcttctttctggtttctctgttGGTGGAAATAGCAGCTGCCTCTGCAATCAAA gtGATCCCCATTATATTTGATGCAGTAAAACGTGAAGACTCAGATACTTTGCAGAAGGCACTACTTGACATATCTTCCAGCCTGCGCAAAGCCCTGGACGTGTTTTCCCAAATTCATG aatatGTGGATCCAAACCTGTTTTTCAATGTTCTTCGAATATACTTGTCTGG TTGGAAAGGCAACCCTTTGCTGTCAGAAGGCCTCCTGTATGAAGGCGTCTGGGACACCCCAAAGAAGTTTGCTGGAGGCAGTGCAGCCCAAAGCAGCATCTTTCAGTGTTTTGATGTTCTCCTAGGCATTCAGCACACTGTTGGTGGAG TTCCTTCAGACCCTGCTGCTGAATTTCTCCAGGAGATGAGAACATACATGCCACCAGCTCACCAGAGCTTTCTCCTCTCATTAAAGTCAAGGCCCTCAGTCCGTGAGTTTGTTCTTTCAAAAGGCAATGCTACCCTTCAGAAAACTTACAATGAGTGCGTGCAAGCTATGGTCTCCTTGAGAAACTACCATTTGCAAATAGTAGTTAAATACATCATAATTCCTGCAAGCCGGCAATCCACGGGGGAAAGCTCGGAAGAAGATTTAGAGGCAGAAAGTAAAGGAACTGGAGGCACCAATCTCATGGACTTTCTGAAGACTGTAAGAGGTAAAACTGTGAATTGCCTGTTGAAGGAACATTAA